Part of the Sorghum bicolor cultivar BTx623 chromosome 1, Sorghum_bicolor_NCBIv3, whole genome shotgun sequence genome, ATCagttagaaaaatagagaacttttttgtctttttaattttgcttgtttagaaaaattagaaatagagaattttaggttatttgttactttaatttatgtataaaaaattaaaaacttataatactttacgttGCAATTTGTGCAAGGTTATTTAGTCAATTATAACTATTATGCATACCATATTttatgattagttagaaaaatagagaacttttatgtcttttcAATTTTGcttatttagaaaaaataaaaatagagaattttaggttatttgttactttaatttgtgtataaaaaattagaaacttataatactttacgttgcaatgcagacaatgacacgtcattggatgtacaatgccgatcgccgctccaaagaattcattgatggtgtgcattatttcttaagagtggccAAGGAAAACAAGGGGTctggattcatatgttgcccatgtgccttgtgtcagaatttgaaggaatattctagctctagaaatattcactcacatttgttgaagtcgggttttatgccaaactatatttattggaccaagcatggagaaaccaggataatgatggaagaaggtgaagaagaacagttggagcctgacgacattattgctcaatacaatgacttcggtgatacaacaatgggagaagctgaagatgaggcaggTGCAGATGGCAcacctgttgaagatgatgcttttggtgatgtcaTTTGTGATGCACAGAAAGATTGCaaaagtgaaaaagagaagacaaagtttgaccacatgttagaagatcacaagaaattactaTACCCATCTGCCCAGGATGGTAAAAAAATTGGGTACAACACTAGAGTTGTTAACATGGAAGGCACAAAATAGTGTATCCGATAAGACATTTGGGCAATTACTAAAGAtccaaaaagatgcttccgaagcctaatgaattgcccactactacgtacgaagcaaaacaggtcgtctgtcctttgggattagaaatcaagaagatacatgcatgtcctaacgactgcatcctataccgtggcaaggactacgagaatttagatgaatgccccgtatgtaaagcatcacggtataagatcaggcgagatgaccctggctatgttgagggggaagaacgTCCTAGAAAGAAAATCCCTACAAAGGTTATATGGTacgctcctataataccacgtctgAAATGTCTTTCTAGAAATAAGaaccatgcaaaattgttgcggtggcaAAAAAAGACCGTAAggtagacaacatgttgagacaccctgctgatgggtcctagtggagagcaatagatagcgaatttccagagtttgcaaaagacacaagaaacttaaggttcaCTTTAAGTACAGACGatatgaatccttttggtgaaCAAAGCAGTAGTTatagcacttggcctgttacactatgtactagtatagtgcccgtgctaacgctacggttttATTTTAAGGATACACATGAAAACAATTATGTGACAATATTTTTTTCCTATAGTTCAACTTTCACACAATTGTAGTAACCAGTATATACTCCGAAAAACACATATGCATAACAAAATTAATTCTATCAAATTTATGTATTTAGCTAATGTGATTTGCCAGCAAAGATAATTCCATAGCACTAAGCACTAAAAGCTCAGTGTTTTGCTAATATGACAAGACATTGCATAAACCAATGGTACCCCCAGAGAATGTTAGAAAATAAACTTCAAAATTACTTGGCATAAACCAAGAGATAAAAAACAAGGCATTGCAGTTACTATAAGTTTTCATAGttaaaaataaaatgaaattACGCTGTCGGCATTGCATTTACTGAACCATTGCCAAAACGTCAAAACAATGATATCAAAGACATGACATCCGGAACCTATCATTCACACAGTTTGATCATGTCACATACTGGAACCAATTCCTGATTATTCCTAGTTTTCATTAAGTGAACCAATTTTTGATCACTgtgatctcttgctccatcgttaatttagttaaaaataaaatgaaattACGCTGTCGGCATTGAATTTACTGAACCATTGCCAAAACGCCAAAACAATGATATCAAAGACATGACATCCGGAACCAATCATTCATACAGTTTGATCATGTCACATACTGGAACCAATTCCTGATTATTCATAGTTTCCATTAAGTGAACCAATTCCTGATCACTgtgatctcttgctccatcgttAATTTATTCGAGATCCTTCGCATGAGTGATTTTGATGATTCTCCTACACATCAAAGATCAAGTATAGGAACTAATATTCAAACGAAAATCATGCACAATAAGTCAGATAGTACACAGATTGTTTGAAACTTGAAACCAATGTTAAAAAATGGCTTTCTTTGAATTGACATTTTCCGTATGAAAAGTAATAAACAAACATTTTGTAAAACCTATATATTTCTTTCGTTGCACAACATTCCTCAATCCTAAATCTAACAATTATTTACTTCTACTTTCATCAAGGCTGTTTCCAGAAACTTTCTATCTTATTATCAAAGTCGCAAAAAGTTTATGCTACATTAAAAGTTTAAAACTGAAATCCCCATCCTTTTTATTTGCTGGCCTGAAGACACATCCATGTGGCGGCATATCCACAGGAGCACAATCTTGGTGTCGGTGGATGGTGGCCGATGGATTCAGTCTCAGCCTCAGCAAAATCTCAAAAATAGAATAAATTAAGCCAAACCATATATGATAAAATTAAGAATTTAAGAATAAATTCAACGATTCAGACATTTGTTCAGCAAGTTTGTGCTCAGCTTAAAAAGTAGCAGTTTGTGTTTATGGCTTGATGCGATGTTTGGTCACAGACCCAATTAATTCTAATGTGTCCATGCATCCAATGATGCAAATTTACGAAATAGCAGGCACCCTAGCATAAAATTTAAATAGTTTGCATGGGGCTCCAGCAGGCGAAATAGAGAGTTCGATCCATCAGCATGAACCAGATCAATTGGATCCGATCGCATGAACCAAACACACGTACAGAGAGAGATGGAGCGTGGGAATTGGGAGGGCACACATTGCTTACCGTAACTCATCGATCGGCAACGCGGCGTGGCACATGCCAGAGCGGCGAACAGGTGGGGATCGGATCCGAGCAGCGCGAGGGTGGTGCTGCAGCAGAAGATGAGCGCACGATACTCAACGGCGACCACACGGAAGCGGGTCTCGTCCCCATCCTCCGCCCCAATCTCCTCGTCGCACGGATTGAGTGATGCTGCAGTAGCGACAACGGGTGGCAGATCGAAGTATCCAAcccgcttctatctccttgacgccgccgccgagccgtcCGGCCACGGGCTGCTGAGCGAGCGCCAGGGGTCTAGGTGGGGACAGCAGCTGTTCGCCTGCCCGACGCCGCTCCGGTTAGCCACGGGCCACCGACCGAGCGTAGGGATGAGCCAGTCAGCCGCCGCTGCTACAACCCTACGGACGAGCGCAGGCCCCGTAGGCCTAGCCGGCTGCCGCCTCCTTCCTCCTTTTCGTGCGGTGTTTCCTGAAGAGAAGATGATCAGAGAGGGGGGAAAAGACTACCGAGGGTGGATTCGATCCCTGGTTGGTTGCTCCGTGTGTGGGGGTGAGGGCGTGTAGGGGCTAGCGCGCGGTCGTGGAGATGGGAGGAGGAGGTTGATACACACAACATAGACCGTTGGATTTGAGTGAGTAAAGAGAGAGAATGCTCAAATTAAATCTGAACAGTTCATTTTAAAGACGTTGTTTTTTGTGTTCACTTTTCTGTGTGTATGGAGGGAGAGCTTCTCAGCGGGAGACATTTTTTGTGTGGATCTAAGAAAGAAAATGTTGGTGAATTAGTAGGGtagatctacaaccttcctctatggttatgcatgaagcaaaagttcattatgatgccggtgctcatccaaggcccgaAACAACCGGGCAATCATattgatgtctatctaaggccattaattgaagaactcttacttttatggagcaaaacaagtgttcgtgtgtgggatgagtacaaacaggaacacttcaacctgcgagcactgttgtttgtgacaatcaatgattggtctgctctaagtaatctttcaggatagacaaacaagggatataatgcatgcacacactaTTTTGATGACCTtaatagtatatatttgaaaaattgcagaaaggtcgtgtaccttgggtatcatcgatttctttctatgaattATCCAGTTataaagaaaggcaagcattttaaaggtaacgcagaccaccgatgcaagcctcgcaacagaactgaagaagatgtatttgagatggttaaggatgtAAAAGTAGTTTTTGGTAAAGGACAAGACagccaaccagttccaaaagatgTAGCGGGTCATGCACCTATGTggaagaagtcaatattttgaGAGCTACCCTATTGGCTAGTCCTAGAGGTCCAGAATGCGATCGATGTCATGctcctaacaaagaatctttgtgtgaaccttctaggattcatgggtgtgtatgggaagcctaaggattcacttgaagcatgacaagactTACAACGCATGGAAGaatgagacaacctgcatccagagaagacagatgatggacgccaatatttaagacctgctagctacactcttagcaatgaagataaagaaatcatgtttgaatgcttaagAAGTagaagcatcaaggtcccatctagattctcctctaatataaaaggtataattaatgcgcccgagaagaaatttctgaacttaaagtcgcatgactgccatgtgcttatgacgcaattgcttccagttgcattaagaggaattctatctCCACATGTACATCTGGCCACCGTAAagttatgtgcattcctcaatgcaatttctcagaaggcaatcaatccactggaactagctgctctacagaatgatgtggttcaatgtcttgtcagctttgagttagtgttccctccatccttctttgatatcatgacacacctcctagttcatctggtcaaggagatcaatattcttggtcctgtgttcctacataatatgtttcccttcgagaggtttatgggagtcctgaagaaatatgttcaccagcgtgctcggccagaaggaagcatcgcagagagctatgggacagaggaggtcattgaatTCTGTGTTAaattcattcctgaacttgacccaattggtgttcctAAATCGTGACACGAGGGGAGACTGAGTGGAAAGGTTAcgctaggaaagaaaacatacatcggtaCAGGGAACGATTATCACGAAACATAAGGACTTCTTACGATCCCAATTCCTatagaagaatgaagcttggcttATGCGTTAGCACATGGACACTTTCAATGATTGGTTACAaaaagaatgtcagggtaatgaccagattgatgagcaactgtatttgttggctagaCAACCATCATGACACATCCTcatgtacaaagggtacgagataaatggaaatacattttacaccctaggcTAAGATAAAAAAGCACGAACCAAAACAGTGGGGTTCGCGTAGACACCACAGACCCGAATGGAAAcatacaaacatattatggccgcatagaggagatttgggaactagactacgcaTCTAAGGCCgcatagaggagatttgggaactagactacgcaTCTAATTTTGAAGTccttttgttccggtgccaatgagTGAAGATTACCAGAGGCAGGGCAATagttgacaaagactatggaatgacaacagtggacctcaacaatgttggttacaaagatgaaccaaATTAATACCTTTTATCCGATTtaatggtgaatatcacgtatatcacgattttggagataaatgatgataaatgaacaaaatttacgtttaaataatgcacaaacaaattttctatcaaaaacacctactttaagatattaaaattaagTAATACCTTTTtgtattaacaaaatactaattattttttatatttaagtttgctattataagagaTATAAAGATTTTACGTTcccaaatttattatgtaagcaattagacaaaaagaaatAGAACTATTATTTTcttaacaaattaatacctactccctccatcccaaattataagtcattccaagaatcttggagagtcaaagcatcttcaTATTTGCCCAAAATTATagatactaagatttgtaatgtaaagtgagtatactatgaaaatataattaagaaagaatttaatgatacttagttagtaccataataattattattttataatataaatttggtcaaacttagaaaagtttgactctccaagattcttggaatgacttacaatttgagatggagggagtattattttatttactatgcaattaacaaaattaatctaattattataagcataaataaataagaaagggCAAaaacacctttagtcccggtccgcaacaacaaccgggactaaaggtggcctTTAGTCTCGGTTCCCGTTATGAACCGTGACTAaagaccttttagtcccggtcggtgatacgcaccgggactaaaggtccccgcGGATATTTAAGCGAAcagtcttcttcttcctctagaTCGACGTTGCCCTAGACCGCCGCTGCTCCCTGCCGTCGTCTCGCCCAAGTCCCCGAGCCGAGGAGCGCCGCCACCTCCGCTGCCTCCTTCTTCTCTGGCGCAGAGACACACGCGGATGAGTGCCGCCGCCCCCTCCTCGCTAGCCGGACCTGCCCTCGTCCCTGAGCCATCGTCGCACCACCGCTGCCTCCTTCTCTGGCGCCGCCCCACGCGCACCGTCGTCCAGAGCACCCCCGCGGCCGCCTCCTTGCCGCCGGCCAACCACGTGCGCCGCCGGCGCCATCTCCTCTTCTCCGGCTAGAGAAGGCCCGCGCCGTCGTCGTTAAGGGTGAGCGCCGAGCGCCATGCTAGCTATATGTGTTGTGTGTTGCGTCAGCCATCGAGTCGAGCGCGGTTGTGCGTCTTTGTCGATGGCCAACAAGCCGTAGAATGCGTGTACGTTGTGGTGGCCGGCCATCAAGCTGAGAACATCTCTAtggatgtgccgcaagattcgatgtgatagagaatctgaaatattttgcaaaatatttgggaaagtaaacaaggccttagttccaatTTAAAGGCACAGtcatagcactttcatttgtttgataaatattat contains:
- the LOC110431705 gene encoding uncharacterized protein LOC110431705, giving the protein MAPAAHVVGRRQGGGRGGALDDGARGAAPEKEAAVKRVGYFDLPPVVATAASLNPCDEEIGAEDGDETRFRVVAVEYRALIFCCSTTLALLGSDPHLFAALACATPRCRSMSYGESSKSLMRRISNKLTMEQEITVIRNWFT